From the Burkholderia ubonensis genome, one window contains:
- a CDS encoding sugar ABC transporter ATP-binding protein: MSRSESPRPLLEMRGISKTFPAVRALDNVSLTVYPGEIHSLMGENGAGKSTLMKILSGAYQADAGGEILIDGARIDVDGPLAARDAGVAVIYQELCLAPNLTVAENIYVGRELRRGNRRWGTIDRAAMSRGCRDVLTRLGATFGPDTLVGTLSIAEQQLVEIARAVHTRARILVMDEPTTPLSSRETERLFRLIRQLREEGLAIIYISHRMAEIYELSDRVSVLRDGAYVGTLERASLSAERLVGMMVGRDISGFYKKEHAPYDRGHLLLSVRDVADGGRVRGCSLDLHAGEVLGIAGLVGAGRTELARLIFGAEPRTRGDVTIDERTFGAHSPRDAIDAGLVYLTEDRKRQGLFLDMSVRDNINISVCGRDARLGKLDLARGATRARDAIASLSIRVPHANVNVGALSGGNQQKVLLSRLLETKPRVLILDEPTRGVDIGAKSEIYRIINELARAGVGVIVISSELPEIIGVADRVLVMREGEIAGELGGYTGAPITQEAIIALATGSQTEPAIVH, encoded by the coding sequence ATGTCGCGATCTGAGTCGCCCCGTCCGCTGCTCGAGATGCGCGGGATCAGCAAGACGTTCCCGGCCGTGCGCGCGCTCGACAACGTGAGCCTGACCGTCTATCCGGGCGAGATCCATTCGCTGATGGGCGAGAACGGCGCGGGCAAGTCGACGCTGATGAAGATCCTGTCGGGCGCGTACCAGGCCGACGCGGGCGGCGAGATCCTGATCGACGGCGCGCGGATCGACGTCGACGGGCCGCTCGCCGCGCGCGACGCGGGCGTCGCGGTGATCTACCAGGAGCTGTGCCTCGCGCCGAACCTGACGGTCGCGGAAAACATCTACGTCGGCCGCGAGCTGCGGCGCGGCAACCGCCGCTGGGGCACGATCGACCGCGCGGCGATGTCGCGCGGCTGCCGGGACGTGCTCACGCGGCTCGGCGCGACGTTCGGGCCGGACACGCTGGTCGGCACGCTGTCGATCGCCGAGCAGCAACTGGTCGAAATCGCGCGCGCCGTCCACACGCGCGCACGCATCCTCGTGATGGACGAGCCGACGACGCCGCTGTCGTCACGCGAGACCGAGCGCCTGTTCCGGCTGATCCGCCAGCTGCGCGAGGAAGGCCTCGCGATCATCTACATCAGCCACCGGATGGCGGAAATCTACGAGCTGTCCGACCGCGTGTCGGTGCTGCGCGACGGCGCCTACGTCGGCACGCTCGAGCGTGCGTCGCTGTCGGCCGAGCGGCTGGTCGGGATGATGGTCGGCCGCGACATCTCGGGCTTCTACAAGAAGGAACATGCGCCGTACGACCGCGGGCACCTGCTGCTGTCGGTGCGCGACGTCGCGGACGGCGGCCGCGTGCGCGGCTGCAGCCTCGACCTGCATGCGGGCGAAGTGCTCGGCATCGCGGGGCTCGTCGGCGCGGGCCGCACCGAGCTCGCGCGGCTGATCTTCGGCGCGGAGCCGCGCACGCGCGGCGACGTGACGATCGACGAGCGGACCTTCGGCGCGCACTCGCCGCGCGACGCGATCGACGCCGGCCTCGTCTACCTGACCGAAGACCGCAAGCGCCAGGGCCTGTTCCTCGACATGAGCGTGCGCGACAACATCAACATCTCGGTGTGCGGCCGCGACGCCCGGCTCGGCAAGCTCGATCTCGCACGCGGCGCCACGCGCGCGCGCGACGCGATCGCGTCGCTGTCGATCCGCGTGCCGCACGCGAACGTCAACGTCGGCGCGCTGTCGGGCGGCAACCAGCAGAAGGTGCTGCTGTCGCGCCTGCTCGAAACGAAGCCGCGCGTGCTGATCCTCGACGAGCCGACCCGCGGCGTCGACATCGGCGCGAAATCCGAGATCTACCGGATCATCAACGAGCTCGCCCGCGCGGGCGTCGGCGTAATCGTGATCTCGAGCGAGCTGCCGGAAATCATCGGCGTCGCCGATCGCGTGCTGGTGATGCGCGAAGGCGAGATCGCCGGCGAACTCGGCGGCTACACCGGCGCGCCGATCACGCAGGAAGCAATCATCGCGCTCGCCACCGGCTCGCAAACGGAACCGGCGATCGTGCACTGA
- a CDS encoding ABC transporter permease subunit — MINPTKQRNLASAPAHPVQERAPQVRLGEHRARMQALMRTAGMLPVLLLLCVGFGFLTDGFFTLQNLSIVTQQASINIVLAAGMTFVILTGGIDLSVGSVLAAAAVAALLASNIPNWGWLGVPAALAVGLVFGAVNGGLIALLRLPPFIVTLGALTAVRGVARLIGNDTTIFNPQLPFAFIGNGSILGVPWLVVIAGAVIVASWFILRRTVLGMRIYSVGGNPEAARLSGINVRAIQLFVYAASGLLAGLGAVMSAARLYAANGLQLGQSYELDAIAAVILGGTSFVGGVGSIVGTLIGALIIAVLTNGLVLLGVSDIWQYIIKGLVIIGAVALDRYRQRDSART; from the coding sequence ATGATCAACCCGACCAAGCAGCGGAACCTCGCTTCCGCGCCGGCCCATCCGGTACAAGAGCGCGCGCCGCAGGTGCGGCTCGGCGAGCACCGCGCGCGCATGCAGGCGCTGATGCGCACCGCCGGCATGCTGCCGGTCCTGCTGCTCCTGTGCGTCGGCTTCGGCTTCCTGACCGACGGCTTCTTCACGCTGCAGAACCTGTCGATCGTCACGCAGCAGGCGTCGATCAACATCGTGCTCGCCGCCGGGATGACGTTCGTGATCCTGACGGGCGGCATCGACCTGTCGGTCGGCTCCGTGCTCGCCGCCGCGGCGGTCGCCGCGCTGCTCGCGTCGAACATCCCGAACTGGGGCTGGCTCGGCGTGCCGGCCGCGCTCGCGGTCGGCCTCGTGTTCGGCGCGGTCAACGGCGGGCTGATCGCGCTGCTGCGCCTGCCGCCGTTCATCGTCACGCTCGGCGCGCTGACCGCCGTGCGCGGCGTCGCGCGGCTGATCGGCAACGACACGACGATCTTCAATCCGCAACTGCCGTTCGCGTTCATCGGCAACGGCTCGATCCTCGGCGTGCCGTGGCTCGTCGTGATCGCCGGCGCGGTGATCGTCGCATCGTGGTTCATCCTGCGCCGCACCGTGCTCGGCATGCGGATCTACTCGGTCGGCGGCAACCCCGAAGCGGCGCGCCTGTCGGGCATCAACGTGCGCGCGATCCAGCTGTTCGTCTATGCGGCGTCGGGCCTGCTCGCCGGCCTCGGCGCGGTGATGTCGGCCGCGCGGCTCTATGCGGCCAACGGCCTGCAACTCGGCCAGTCGTACGAACTCGACGCGATCGCCGCGGTGATCCTCGGCGGCACCAGCTTCGTCGGCGGCGTCGGCTCGATCGTCGGCACGCTGATCGGCGCGCTGATCATCGCGGTGCTGACCAACGGGCTCGTGCTGCTCGGCGTGTCCGACATCTGGCAATACATCATCAAGGGGCTCGTGATCATCGGCGCGGTCGCGCTCGACCGCTACCGCCAGCGCGACTCGGCCCGCACCTGA
- a CDS encoding ABC transporter substrate-binding protein gives MFKPQAVLTGIACALAFATAAAHAADKPLKSIGITVGSLGNPYFVTIAKGAEARAKQINPGAKVTAVSADYDLNKQFTQIDNFISAHVDMILLNAADPKAIEPAVKKAQAAGITVIAVDVAAAGANATVQTNNVKAGELACDFLAKKLNGKGNVIIENGPQVSAVVDRVNGCKAVLAKNPGIKLLSADQDGKGSREGGMNAMQGYLTRFPKLDGVFTINDPQAVGSDLAAKQLNRTGIVITSVDGAPDIETALKSNTLVQASSSQDPWAMAQQAVNVGYGIMNGQKPANPMILIEPALITRDNVKSYKGWTSPR, from the coding sequence ATGTTCAAGCCCCAAGCTGTCCTGACCGGCATCGCCTGCGCGCTCGCGTTCGCGACGGCCGCCGCGCACGCGGCCGACAAGCCGCTGAAGTCGATCGGCATCACGGTCGGCTCGCTCGGCAATCCGTACTTCGTCACGATCGCGAAAGGCGCCGAGGCGCGCGCGAAGCAGATCAACCCGGGCGCGAAGGTCACGGCCGTGTCGGCCGACTACGACCTGAACAAGCAATTCACGCAGATCGACAACTTCATCTCCGCGCACGTCGACATGATCCTGCTCAACGCGGCCGACCCGAAGGCGATCGAGCCCGCGGTGAAGAAGGCGCAGGCGGCCGGCATCACGGTGATCGCGGTCGACGTCGCGGCGGCCGGCGCGAACGCGACCGTGCAGACCAACAACGTGAAGGCCGGCGAGCTCGCGTGCGACTTCCTCGCGAAGAAGCTCAACGGCAAGGGCAACGTGATCATCGAGAACGGCCCGCAGGTGTCGGCGGTGGTCGACCGCGTGAACGGCTGCAAGGCCGTGCTCGCGAAGAATCCGGGCATCAAGCTGCTGTCCGCCGACCAGGACGGCAAGGGCTCGCGCGAAGGCGGGATGAACGCGATGCAGGGCTACCTGACGCGCTTTCCGAAGCTCGACGGCGTGTTCACGATCAACGATCCGCAGGCCGTCGGCAGCGATCTCGCCGCGAAGCAGCTGAACCGCACCGGCATCGTGATCACGTCGGTCGACGGCGCGCCCGACATCGAAACCGCGCTCAAGAGCAATACGCTCGTGCAGGCGTCGTCCAGCCAGGACCCGTGGGCGATGGCGCAGCAGGCCGTCAACGTCGGCTACGGGATCATGAACGGCCAGAAGCCCGCCAATCCGATGATCCTGATCGAGCCTGCGCTCATCACGCGCGACAACGTGAAGAGCTACAAGGGCTGGACCAGCCCGCGCTGA
- a CDS encoding SulP family inorganic anion transporter, with amino-acid sequence MPTARTPPVRPDAGPQHADHFAALGAAPPPRAQRIGRDALAGVSIAGLLIPEAVAYAGLANLPPQAGLIALLSGLVVYALTGSSRFAIVSSTSSSAAVLAATVFAESSMGLAAQLALAAALVAMTGVLFILAGALRLGGMSDFVARPVLRGFTFGLALTIVVKQLPKILAIKVPHSDAPRVALDLIVGAAHANLASVALGGGALALLFLLGRRSRVPATLVVIVLSISAGYVVDWQRDGIAIVGHIDFQHVAFGLPILDRNAWMQTTELAFALMLILYAESYGSIRNFALKHGDSVSPNRDLVALGCANLVSGLLHGMPVGAGYSATSANEAAGAQSRFAGLWAAGVIALIVWLLLPQLSRTPEPVLAAIVIFAVSHSLHPSVFRPYWTWHRDRLVVIAALLAVLVLGVLHGLLAAVGVSLLLTLRKLSEPNVSVLGRLRDSHDFVDVSIHEDAKPVPGVLIARPEAQLFFANADRMLNRVRALMRAAPDTHTVLLSLEETPDVDGTTIESLRTFAAECAARGQRFAMVRLKLHALHALHRAADDTLRADAMSELSVDESLQLLQARGRDGASGG; translated from the coding sequence ATGCCGACCGCCCGCACGCCGCCGGTCCGTCCCGACGCCGGCCCGCAGCACGCCGATCATTTCGCCGCGCTCGGCGCGGCGCCGCCGCCGCGCGCGCAGCGCATCGGCCGCGACGCGCTGGCCGGCGTGTCGATCGCGGGCCTGCTGATTCCCGAGGCGGTCGCCTACGCGGGGCTCGCGAACCTGCCGCCGCAGGCCGGCCTGATCGCGCTGCTGTCGGGGCTCGTCGTCTACGCGCTGACGGGCAGCAGCCGCTTCGCGATCGTGTCGTCGACGTCGTCGTCGGCCGCCGTGCTCGCGGCGACGGTGTTCGCGGAATCGAGCATGGGGCTCGCCGCGCAGCTCGCGCTCGCGGCCGCGCTCGTCGCGATGACGGGCGTGCTGTTCATCCTCGCGGGCGCGTTGCGGCTCGGCGGCATGTCGGATTTCGTCGCGCGGCCCGTGCTGCGCGGCTTCACGTTCGGGCTCGCGCTCACGATCGTCGTCAAGCAGCTGCCGAAGATCCTCGCGATCAAGGTGCCGCACAGCGACGCGCCGCGCGTCGCGCTCGACCTGATCGTGGGCGCCGCGCACGCGAATCTCGCGAGCGTCGCGCTCGGCGGCGGCGCGCTCGCGCTGCTGTTCCTGCTCGGGCGCCGCTCGCGCGTGCCGGCGACGCTGGTCGTGATCGTGCTGTCGATCTCGGCCGGCTACGTGGTCGACTGGCAGCGCGACGGGATCGCGATCGTCGGCCACATCGACTTCCAGCACGTCGCGTTCGGCCTGCCGATCCTCGATCGCAACGCGTGGATGCAGACCACCGAACTCGCGTTCGCGCTGATGCTGATCCTCTACGCGGAATCGTACGGCTCGATCCGCAATTTCGCGCTGAAGCACGGCGACAGCGTGTCGCCGAACCGCGACCTCGTCGCGCTCGGCTGCGCGAATCTCGTGTCGGGGCTGCTGCACGGGATGCCGGTCGGCGCCGGCTATTCGGCGACCTCCGCGAACGAGGCGGCGGGTGCGCAGTCGCGCTTCGCCGGGCTGTGGGCGGCCGGCGTGATCGCGCTGATCGTGTGGCTGCTGCTGCCGCAGCTGTCGCGCACGCCCGAGCCGGTACTCGCGGCGATCGTGATCTTCGCGGTCAGCCATTCGCTGCATCCGTCGGTGTTCCGGCCGTACTGGACCTGGCATCGCGACCGGCTCGTCGTGATCGCCGCGCTGCTCGCGGTGCTGGTGCTCGGCGTGCTGCACGGGCTGCTCGCCGCGGTCGGCGTGAGCCTGCTGCTGACGCTGCGCAAGCTGTCGGAGCCGAACGTGAGCGTGCTCGGCCGGCTGCGCGACAGTCACGACTTCGTCGACGTATCGATTCACGAGGACGCGAAGCCGGTGCCCGGCGTGCTGATCGCACGGCCGGAGGCGCAGCTGTTCTTCGCGAACGCGGACCGGATGCTGAACCGCGTGCGCGCGCTCATGAGGGCGGCGCCGGACACGCACACGGTGCTGTTGAGCCTCGAGGAGACGCCCGACGTCGACGGCACGACGATCGAGTCGCTGCGCACGTTCGCCGCGGAATGCGCAGCGCGCGGCCAGCGTTTCGCGATGGTGCGCCTCAAGCTGCATGCGCTGCACGCGCTGCATCGCGCGGCGGACGATACGCTGCGCGCCGACGCGATGTCCGAGCTGAGCGTCGACGAGAGCCTGCAATTGCTGCAGGCGCGCGGTCGCGACGGGGCGAGTGGCGGGTGA
- a CDS encoding ParB-like protein: MSLGRDVHLIPVKLDALRPTQMTVGYREVKAKRKHWKTLGKRERKAAIDSHWFPAVVGPEGRHFITDHHHLGLALIEEGETTVKAMLLKDLSWLDETIFWRMMEHNQWVHPFGADGARRDYADLPKVLTGLEDDPYRSLAGELRTAGGYAKDATPFSEFLWADYLRLHVTPDQIRKNFDKALDAALKRAHEQDARYLPGWSGVIVTKT, from the coding sequence ATGTCACTCGGCCGCGATGTTCATCTCATTCCCGTCAAGCTCGACGCGCTGCGTCCGACCCAGATGACGGTCGGCTATCGCGAGGTGAAAGCGAAGCGCAAGCACTGGAAGACGCTCGGCAAGCGCGAACGCAAGGCGGCGATCGATTCGCACTGGTTTCCCGCGGTCGTCGGCCCCGAAGGCCGGCACTTCATCACCGATCACCATCATCTCGGCCTCGCGCTGATCGAGGAAGGCGAGACGACCGTGAAGGCGATGCTGCTGAAGGACCTGTCTTGGCTCGACGAGACGATCTTCTGGCGGATGATGGAGCACAACCAGTGGGTGCACCCGTTCGGCGCGGACGGCGCGCGCCGCGATTACGCGGATCTGCCGAAGGTGCTCACGGGGCTCGAGGACGATCCGTATCGCAGCCTCGCGGGCGAGCTTCGCACCGCGGGCGGCTACGCGAAGGACGCGACGCCGTTCAGCGAATTCCTGTGGGCCGACTACCTGCGGCTGCACGTGACGCCCGACCAGATCCGCAAGAACTTCGACAAGGCGCTTGACGCCGCGCTGAAGCGCGCGCACGAGCAGGACGCGCGCTACCTGCCCGGCTGGTCGGGCGTCATCGTCACGAAAACCTGA
- a CDS encoding GNAT family N-acetyltransferase yields MTARPAAALPALETARLWLRPRVLADLDACLAMDRDPEVTRYITGPWHDPVEHRRFVEHRITRDYPPGLGYWSIFEKAAPDAFVGWVLLIPDYVGGARDVEIGWRLVRNAWGRGIASEAAAALVRHAFDAVRLPRVIADIAADNAGSLNVARKLGMRRVGVVQDGIPYMRYRLERDDLRT; encoded by the coding sequence ATGACCGCACGTCCCGCCGCTGCGCTGCCCGCACTCGAAACCGCCCGCCTGTGGCTGCGTCCGCGCGTGCTCGCGGATCTCGACGCGTGCCTGGCGATGGACCGCGATCCCGAGGTCACGCGCTACATCACCGGGCCGTGGCACGACCCGGTCGAGCACCGCCGCTTCGTCGAGCACCGGATCACGCGCGACTATCCGCCGGGGCTCGGCTACTGGTCGATCTTCGAGAAGGCCGCGCCGGATGCGTTCGTCGGCTGGGTGCTGCTGATCCCCGACTACGTGGGCGGCGCGCGCGACGTGGAGATCGGCTGGCGGCTCGTGCGCAACGCGTGGGGGCGCGGCATCGCGAGCGAAGCCGCGGCGGCCCTCGTGCGCCACGCGTTCGACGCGGTGCGCCTGCCGCGCGTGATCGCCGACATCGCGGCGGACAACGCCGGCTCGCTGAACGTCGCGCGCAAGCTCGGCATGCGCCGCGTCGGCGTCGTGCAGGACGGCATCCCGTACATGCGCTACCGGCTCGAGCGCGACGACCTGCGCACGTAG
- a CDS encoding TetR/AcrR family transcriptional regulator: MAAGQVGRPSAGRPSGNRQTGGTKARILDAAEDLFVEHGFEAMSMRQITSRAAVNLAAVNYHFGSKEALIHAMLSRRLDQLNQERLRILDHFDAQLGAHVTCEHVLGAMFIPALKASRDPERGGRAFLRLIGRAYTDPSPFVRNFLTAHYASVAVRFFDAFQRALPNLPRAELGWRLHFAIGALSGALAGAETESLIDEFSQGRKMNDVQMIARLSSLIVAALKAPLPDSAQLAIFAAVLDDAGANDLVPAAPSVPVTPVAPADTPADDTTLHHAT; encoded by the coding sequence ATGGCAGCGGGTCAGGTGGGACGGCCGTCCGCGGGGCGGCCGTCCGGCAACCGGCAAACCGGCGGAACGAAGGCGCGCATCCTCGATGCGGCCGAGGATCTGTTCGTCGAGCACGGCTTCGAGGCAATGTCGATGCGGCAGATCACGTCGCGCGCGGCAGTCAATCTCGCGGCGGTCAACTATCACTTCGGCAGCAAGGAGGCGCTGATCCACGCGATGCTGTCGCGGCGGCTCGATCAGCTCAACCAGGAGCGGCTGCGCATTCTCGATCACTTCGACGCGCAGCTCGGCGCGCACGTCACGTGCGAGCACGTGCTCGGCGCGATGTTCATCCCCGCGCTGAAGGCATCGCGCGATCCGGAGCGCGGCGGCCGCGCATTCCTGCGGCTGATCGGCCGCGCGTACACCGACCCTTCGCCGTTCGTGCGCAACTTCCTGACCGCGCACTACGCGAGCGTCGCGGTCCGCTTCTTCGACGCGTTCCAGCGCGCGCTGCCGAACCTGCCGCGCGCGGAGCTCGGCTGGCGGCTGCACTTCGCGATCGGCGCGCTGTCCGGCGCGCTCGCGGGCGCCGAGACCGAGAGCCTGATCGACGAGTTCTCGCAAGGCCGCAAGATGAACGACGTGCAGATGATCGCGCGGCTGTCGTCGCTGATTGTCGCCGCGCTGAAGGCGCCGCTGCCCGACAGCGCGCAGCTCGCGATCTTCGCGGCGGTGCTCGACGACGCGGGCGCGAACGACCTCGTGCCCGCGGCGCCCTCGGTGCCGGTCACGCCGGTCGCGCCCGCCGACACGCCGGCCGACGACACGACGCTGCATCACGCAACCTGA
- a CDS encoding AMP-binding protein, producing MPSPAAPAATQTPPNTDGIWYASYPPGVPHEIDVTRYASLVQFFDECTTQFADRVAYVSAGASMTYGALARKVAAFASYLQGLGVKPGDRVAIMLPNTFQYPVALFGTLKAGAIVVNVNPLYTVRELAHQLQDSGAQTIVVFENFARTLQDALPQTQVKNVVVTALGDLLGDGLNLKGRLINFVLKHVKKLVPAYHLPQAVRLRAALALGARGKPRPVPLTRDDLAFLQYTGGTTGVAKGAMLTHGNLIANLLQAKAWIADQVTGDIETVLTPLPLYHIYSLTVNAFIFMGLGGRNILIANPRDTKMVMKIIRHETFTGITGINTLYNAFLDNEEFRNRDFSKLKLAMAGGMAMQRAVAERFQQVTGRPVIEGYGLTECSPIVTMNPVNLQDMAAFSGSIGLPAPSTAVRLRREDGTWAGIGEPGELCVHGPQVMRGYWQRPEETAKVIDADGWLGTGDIGVMDERGFVRLIDRKKDMILVSGFNVYPNEIEEVLVMHPGISEAAAIGIPDEVHGERIKVFVVRRDPALTADDVLAHCRKNLTGYKMPKLVEFRDALPQTNVGKILRRALRDEELAKLEAAKQR from the coding sequence ATGCCCTCTCCCGCAGCGCCGGCCGCCACGCAGACGCCGCCGAACACCGACGGCATCTGGTACGCGTCGTATCCGCCCGGCGTGCCGCACGAGATCGACGTCACGCGATACGCGTCGCTCGTGCAGTTCTTCGACGAATGCACGACGCAGTTCGCCGACCGCGTCGCGTACGTGAGCGCCGGCGCGTCGATGACTTATGGCGCGCTCGCGCGGAAGGTCGCGGCATTCGCGTCGTACCTGCAGGGCCTCGGCGTGAAGCCCGGCGACCGCGTCGCGATCATGCTGCCGAACACGTTCCAGTACCCGGTCGCGCTGTTCGGCACGCTGAAGGCCGGCGCGATCGTCGTCAACGTCAATCCGCTGTACACGGTGCGCGAGCTCGCGCATCAGCTGCAGGACAGCGGCGCGCAGACGATCGTCGTGTTCGAGAACTTCGCGCGCACGCTGCAGGATGCGCTGCCGCAAACGCAAGTGAAGAACGTGGTCGTCACCGCGCTCGGCGACCTGCTCGGCGACGGCCTGAACCTGAAGGGCCGGCTCATCAACTTCGTGCTGAAGCACGTGAAGAAGCTCGTCCCGGCCTACCACCTGCCGCAGGCCGTGCGGCTGCGCGCGGCGCTCGCGCTCGGCGCGCGCGGCAAGCCGCGGCCCGTGCCGCTGACGCGCGACGATCTCGCGTTCCTGCAGTACACGGGCGGCACGACGGGCGTCGCGAAAGGCGCGATGCTCACGCACGGCAACCTGATCGCGAACCTGCTGCAGGCGAAGGCGTGGATCGCCGATCAGGTGACGGGCGACATCGAGACGGTGCTCACGCCGCTGCCGCTTTATCACATCTATTCGCTGACCGTGAACGCGTTCATCTTCATGGGCCTCGGCGGGCGCAACATCCTGATCGCGAACCCGCGCGACACGAAGATGGTGATGAAGATCATCCGTCACGAGACCTTCACGGGGATCACCGGCATCAACACGCTGTACAACGCGTTCCTCGACAACGAGGAATTCCGCAACCGCGACTTCTCGAAGCTCAAGCTCGCGATGGCGGGCGGCATGGCGATGCAGCGCGCGGTCGCGGAACGCTTCCAGCAGGTGACAGGGCGGCCGGTGATCGAGGGCTACGGGCTCACCGAATGCTCGCCGATCGTCACGATGAACCCGGTGAACCTGCAGGACATGGCCGCATTCAGCGGCTCGATCGGCCTGCCCGCGCCGTCGACCGCCGTGCGCCTGCGGCGCGAGGACGGCACCTGGGCCGGCATCGGCGAGCCGGGCGAGCTGTGCGTGCACGGTCCGCAGGTGATGCGCGGCTACTGGCAGCGCCCCGAGGAAACCGCGAAGGTGATCGACGCCGACGGCTGGCTCGGCACCGGCGACATCGGCGTGATGGACGAGCGCGGCTTCGTGCGGCTGATCGACCGCAAGAAGGACATGATCCTCGTGTCGGGCTTCAACGTGTATCCGAACGAGATCGAGGAAGTGCTGGTGATGCACCCGGGCATCAGCGAGGCCGCCGCGATCGGCATTCCCGACGAGGTGCACGGCGAGCGGATCAAGGTGTTCGTCGTCCGGCGCGACCCGGCGCTGACCGCCGACGACGTGCTCGCGCACTGCCGCAAGAACCTGACCGGCTACAAGATGCCGAAGCTCGTCGAGTTCCGCGATGCGCTGCCGCAGACCAACGTCGGCAAGATCCTGCGCCGCGCGCTGCGCGACGAGGAGCTCGCGAAGCTCGAGGCCGCGAAACAACGCTGA
- a CDS encoding DUF1571 domain-containing protein: protein MNPRTMRHAAHAAAAVACMLTLAPPHAQETAAARAPAATTLPAELDKVTHEPAAQQARWLRAAAQRGTLAQLDDATLTALFNALDPLAVPLYVGHGPNGYPSYQFTMARQERINGKWPDTPDRMLVKTTREPLRVYAKWLPGGAHAGQETIYDTTLRKDEMYGHLGGLLGKIPLWTALDGALARAQSNHQVKDLGTEFIANQYLSEARKYQEAGVQRPTHVEAKTIGGVRVVALTYETPTGRPQFYAKKEVLGLDLHEPWCRTVESCDNDGRLFERIVIEKIAPTSFDEAAFDPKNPAYAF, encoded by the coding sequence ATGAACCCACGAACGATGCGCCACGCCGCGCATGCGGCCGCCGCCGTCGCATGCATGCTGACGCTGGCACCGCCGCACGCACAGGAAACGGCCGCCGCCCGCGCGCCCGCGGCCACGACGCTGCCGGCCGAGCTCGACAAGGTCACGCACGAACCGGCTGCGCAGCAGGCACGCTGGCTGCGCGCGGCCGCGCAGCGCGGCACGCTCGCGCAACTCGACGACGCGACGCTCACCGCGCTGTTCAACGCGCTCGATCCGCTCGCGGTGCCGCTCTATGTCGGTCATGGCCCGAATGGCTATCCGTCGTACCAGTTCACGATGGCGCGGCAGGAACGCATCAACGGCAAGTGGCCCGACACGCCCGACCGCATGCTCGTGAAGACGACGCGCGAGCCGTTGCGCGTGTACGCGAAATGGCTGCCGGGCGGCGCGCATGCGGGACAGGAAACGATCTACGACACGACGCTGCGCAAGGACGAGATGTACGGCCATCTCGGCGGGCTGCTCGGCAAGATTCCGCTGTGGACGGCGCTCGACGGCGCGCTGGCGCGCGCCCAGTCGAATCACCAGGTGAAGGATCTCGGCACCGAGTTCATCGCGAACCAGTACCTGAGCGAAGCCAGGAAATACCAGGAGGCCGGTGTCCAGCGGCCGACCCACGTCGAAGCGAAAACCATCGGAGGCGTACGCGTGGTCGCCCTCACCTACGAAACGCCGACCGGCCGCCCGCAGTTCTATGCGAAGAAGGAAGTGCTGGGGCTCGATCTGCACGAGCCGTGGTGCCGTACCGTCGAATCCTGTGACAACGACGGACGGCTGTTCGAGCGGATCGTCATCGAGAAGATCGCGCCGACGTCGTTCGACGAAGCCGCGTTCGATCCGAAGAATCCGGCTTACGCGTTCTGA
- the hfq gene encoding RNA chaperone Hfq — MANPAESHPQNDFINSARKERKRVEIYLVNGIRLTGCIESFDQYLVMLRTPVGLQGIYKRAISTIQLDTGGSRPGGGGPRGPRPGGGGRPGGREGGGHSPYGSHGGSRESRGDGGYGSREPREGYGSREPREGYGSREPREGYGAPRESYGAPRDTSDAPGSSAPSDSRGGTGPVIVTRRRRIVPDGQ; from the coding sequence ATGGCCAATCCCGCAGAATCCCATCCGCAAAACGACTTCATCAATTCCGCGCGCAAGGAACGTAAGCGCGTTGAAATCTATCTCGTCAACGGCATTCGCCTGACGGGATGCATCGAGTCGTTCGACCAGTACCTGGTGATGCTGCGCACCCCCGTGGGTTTGCAGGGCATCTACAAGCGTGCGATTTCCACCATCCAGCTCGACACCGGCGGTTCGCGCCCCGGCGGCGGCGGCCCGCGCGGCCCGCGCCCGGGCGGCGGCGGGCGTCCCGGCGGCCGTGAAGGCGGCGGACACAGCCCGTACGGCTCGCACGGCGGCTCCCGCGAATCGCGCGGCGACGGCGGCTACGGCTCGCGTGAACCGCGCGAGGGCTACGGTTCCCGCGAACCGCGCGAAGGATACGGCTCGCGTGAGCCGCGGGAAGGCTACGGCGCACCGCGCGAAAGCTACGGCGCGCCGCGCGATACCAGCGACGCACCGGGCAGCAGCGCGCCGTCCGATTCACGTGGCGGCACCGGGCCGGTGATCGTCACCCGCCGCCGCCGGATCGTGCCGGACGGCCAGTAA